The following proteins are co-located in the Tripterygium wilfordii isolate XIE 37 chromosome 2, ASM1340144v1, whole genome shotgun sequence genome:
- the LOC120016853 gene encoding uncharacterized protein LOC120016853, whose protein sequence is MCDRKVSQPPLEGTQADSLEMKPVRMRKWESQKQGTQKPVHGLSMDSEPKKTNRGSTSKVQKVVSPYFPLPIPEKDEEIVVLKKRGRTRKVQRVVSPYFPIPIPEKDEEIVVLKKRGRTRKVQRVVSPYFPIPIPEKDEEIVVLKKRGSTSKVQRVVSPYFPIPIPEKDEEIVVLEKRGRTRKVQRVVSPYFPIPIPEKEEEIVFLEKRETNGRSARGGKSPKVEVTSTTDLESNANLLIVDNESVGSRSNLMVGVSNGKKGRKSDEGERELDCSNRSQVTKRKWNDPLCSQQDLNSGVKEEKRDEKVPHFVFSSGTRGENGSERATSFGKTSFEDLLSQFEYKGNGITRNIGKLRACTSHFQKGVKKEEGNSNCKGDKIASVKEFNYSQESTACIRKMRQGNAGCKKLPRMHKTPGFVKTTLSASQKKDEAYLRKTFDNTWKPPRSEFGLLQEDHAHDPWRVLLICILLNRTSGKQVQKAIPGLFALCPNAKAATEVGTAEIEIVIEKLGLQKTRSVTIQRFSREYMEEGWTHVTQLHGVNKYAADAHAIFCTGKWDRVTPCDYMLNYYWEFLRSIKDSLP, encoded by the exons atGTGCGATAGGAAAGTTTCTCAGCCTCCGCTGGAAGGAACACAAGCGGATTCTTTAGAGATGAAGCCGGTGAGGATGAGGAAGTGGGAATCTCAGAAACAGGGTACCCAGAAACCCGTTCAcggtttgtccatggacagtgAACCGAAGAAGACGAATAGGGGGAGCACGAGCAAGGTGCAGAAGGTGGTATCTCCCTATTTTCCGCTACCGATTCCTGAAAAAGACGAGGAAATCGTGGTCCTCAAGAAGAGGGGGAGGACGAGGAAGGTGCAGAGGGTGGTATCTCCCTATTTTCCGATACCGATTCCTGAAAAAGACGAGGAAATCGTGGTCCTCAAGAAGAGGGGGAGGACGAGGAAGGTGCAGAGGGTGGTATCTCCCTATTTTCCGATACCGATTCCTGAGAAGGACGAGGAAATCGTGGTCCTCAAGAAGAGGGGGAGTACGAGCAAGGTGCAGAGGGTGGTATCTCCCTATTTTCCGATACCGATTCCTGAGAAAGACGAGGAAATCGTGGTCCTCGAAAAGAGGGGGAGGACGAGGAAGGTGCAGAGGGTGGTATCTCCCTATTTTCCGATACCGATTCCtgagaaagaagaggaaatcGTGTTCCTCGAGAAGAGGGAGACGAATGGAAGGAGCGCACGTGGTGGGAAGAGCCCAAAAGTTGAGGTGACTTCTACCACTGATCTTGAATCAAATGCCAATTTGCTAATTGTAGACAATGAGAGTGTGGGTTCTAGGAGTAATTTGATGGTAGGCGTTTCCAATGGAAAGAAAGGGCGGAAAAGTGACGAGGGTGAGAGAGAGCTTGATTGCAGTAATCGCAGTCAGGTCACGAAGAGGAAGTGGAACGACCCTCTATGTTCCCAGCAGGATTTGAATTCTGGGGTGAAGGAGGAAAAGAGGGATGAAAAAGTGCCACATTTTGTTTTTAGTAGTGGTACTAGGGGTGAAAATGGCAGTGAAAGAGCTACCTCATTTGGAAAGACAAGCTTCGAGGATTTACTATCGCAATTCGAATATAAAGGCAATGGCATTACAAGGAATATTGGAAAACTGCGAGCATGCACTTCTCATTTCCAGAAGGGTGTGAAAAAGGAAGAGGGAAACAGCAATTGCAAGGGAGATAAAATAGCATCTGTTAAAGAGTTCAACTATTCACAGGAGAGCACTGCATGCATTCGAAAGATGAGGCAGGGGAATGCTGGATGCAAAAAGTTGCCTAGAATGCATAAAACGCCAGGGTTTGTTAAGACTACTCTTTCTGCCTCCCAGAAGAAAGATGAGGCATATCTACGAAAAACTTTTGACAACACCTGGAAACCTCCACGTTCTGAATTTGGACTCCTCCAGGAGGATCATGCGCATGACCCTTGGAGGGTGTTGTTGATATGTATTCTTCTTAATCGTACTTCTGGTAAACAG GTTCAAAAAGCCATACCAGGCCTCTTCGCTTTGTGTCCCAACGCTAAGGCTGCAACTGAGGTTGGGACAGCAGAAATAGAAATAGTGATAGAGAAACTAGGTCTGCAGAAGACGAGGTCGGTTACAATACAGCGTTTTTCTCGGGAGTATATGGAGGAAGGATGGACTCATGTGACTCAGCTTCATGGAGTTAACAA GTATGCTGCTGATGCACATGCGATCTTCTGTACAGGAAAATGGGATCGGGTTACACCTTGCGATTATATGCTTAATTATTATTGGGAATTTCTTCGCAGTATCAAGGATAGTCTGCCATAG
- the LOC120007520 gene encoding uncharacterized protein LOC120007520 produces MLRISEKDEKDVREFQTLHVEAKDKGFGRIFRSPSLFEDAVKSILLCNCTWKRSLEMAKALCELQQKVIDLKPIGKRARYLRNQAENVSGKKVKGQVTGDFPSAKELASLDEDFLKQHCKVGYRSKSIIQLAKEYKKGTSMLNEVEEVLDSTNSYKKIHRKLLKIKGFGRFASATVMMCIGCYEYVTIDSETIRLLHKIHAMENCTEATVKEDVKRIYEKYEPFQSLAYWFELLCDYEDEVGKLSELPHSSYHSVSGRLFHSGALKQELRSS; encoded by the exons ATGCTAAGGATATCggagaaagatgaaaaggatGTGAGAGAGTTCCAAACACTGCATGTGGAGGCTAAGGACAAAGGTTTTGGTCGAATTTTTCGATCTCCTTCTCTCTTTGAAGATGCTGTTAAGTCAATCTTACTATGCAATTGCAC GTGGAAAAGGTCATTAGAGATGGCAAAAGCACTTTGCGAGCTTCAACAAAAAGTAATTGACCTGAAACCAATCGGAAAAAGAGCAAGATACTTGAGAAACCAGGCAGAAAATGTTTCAGGTAAAAAAGTAAAAGGTCAAGTTACAGGAGATTTTCCGAGCGCGAAGGAGCTAGCTAGTCTGGATGAGGATTTCTTGAAACAACATTGCAAAGTTGGGTACAGatcaaagagcatcattcaactCGCCAAAGAGTACAAAAAAGGAACGTCCATGCTTAATGAAGTCGAAGAGGTGTTAGACTCGACTAATtcttacaaaaaaatacatagaaaattgttgaagatCAAAGGTTTTGGTCGTTTTGCAAGTGCAACTGTGATGATGTGCATTGGATGCTATGAATATGTTACAATAGACAGCGAAACCATTCGACTTTTACACAAG ATACATGCCATGGAAAATTGCACTGAAGCCACAGTCAAAGAAGATGTTAAAAGAATTTATGAAAAGTATGAACCATTTCAGTCCCTCGCTTACTG GTTTGAACTTTTATGTGACTACGAAGATGAAGTTGGAAAGCTCAGTGAGTTGCCACACTCTAGTTATCACAGTGTGTCTGGAAGGCTGTTTCACTCAGGAGCATTGAAGCAAGAACTGCGGAGCTCGTAA